The Verrucomicrobium spinosum DSM 4136 = JCM 18804 genome includes a region encoding these proteins:
- a CDS encoding DUF1552 domain-containing protein, with protein MSNILSQNWLLDRRRFLRGLGTTMALPLLDAMLPMKVRATTASVAAAAKPRRSVFVYVPNGVNGMTWQVKQAGRDYELSESLKPLAKYKSDFTVFSGLHHPNGLGQAHVCADTWLTGAKIDAQGGRKYENSVSCDQVMAEVTGQQTRFPSLELSISSGTGQPFNSNTLAFSRDGVPLPADDNPRVIFNRLFGEETGGIAAQRARLTKRRSVLDAVMDDAKSLRLALGTEDRTKLDEYLHAVRDVEQRTERLDSWLDVPKPAVDNKSSAPFQKDVPKAQAGEYWRTMFDLIVLALRTDMTRVVTYMNGSEGNGLAIPEIGITQARHNLSHHNGDPVVLERLAKSDAFLMEQFAHFLNELQTVKDGDAPLLDRTMVLFGSGMSYGHSHCNSNLPILLAGGRGLGLKHGQHLDYNRPHLKEDYTLSYDEWRSLCGKPKDSKARLNNVLLTMLQKMEVNSETFVDSLGPISEIV; from the coding sequence ATGAGCAACATCCTCTCCCAGAACTGGCTCCTCGACCGCCGCCGCTTCTTGCGCGGCCTCGGCACCACCATGGCGCTGCCACTTTTGGATGCCATGCTGCCCATGAAGGTGCGCGCCACCACCGCCAGTGTGGCAGCAGCCGCCAAGCCGCGGCGCAGCGTGTTCGTGTATGTGCCCAATGGCGTGAACGGCATGACCTGGCAGGTGAAGCAGGCCGGCCGGGACTACGAACTGTCCGAGTCGTTAAAACCCCTGGCCAAGTACAAGTCGGATTTCACCGTCTTCAGCGGCCTGCATCATCCTAATGGATTGGGCCAGGCCCACGTCTGCGCGGACACCTGGCTCACCGGTGCCAAGATCGATGCCCAAGGTGGACGAAAGTACGAGAACAGTGTGTCCTGCGATCAGGTCATGGCCGAGGTCACGGGCCAACAGACTCGTTTCCCCTCCTTGGAGCTCTCCATTTCCTCAGGCACGGGTCAGCCCTTCAACAGCAACACCCTCGCCTTTTCCCGGGATGGCGTCCCCCTCCCTGCGGATGACAATCCACGAGTCATCTTCAACCGTCTCTTTGGTGAAGAAACCGGCGGCATCGCCGCCCAGCGGGCCCGGTTGACCAAACGTCGCAGCGTCCTGGATGCGGTCATGGATGACGCCAAGTCCTTGAGACTGGCGCTGGGCACTGAAGATCGCACCAAGCTGGACGAGTACCTGCACGCCGTTCGCGATGTTGAGCAACGCACCGAGCGACTGGACTCGTGGCTGGATGTCCCCAAGCCCGCGGTGGACAACAAGAGCTCCGCCCCCTTCCAGAAAGACGTCCCCAAAGCCCAGGCCGGTGAATACTGGCGCACCATGTTTGACCTCATCGTCCTGGCCCTGCGCACCGACATGACACGAGTGGTCACTTACATGAATGGCAGTGAGGGCAATGGCCTCGCCATTCCGGAAATCGGCATCACTCAGGCCCGCCACAATCTTTCCCACCACAATGGCGACCCAGTCGTGCTGGAACGCCTGGCCAAGAGCGACGCATTCCTCATGGAGCAGTTCGCCCACTTTTTGAATGAACTTCAAACAGTCAAAGACGGTGACGCCCCCCTGCTCGATCGCACCATGGTCCTCTTTGGCAGCGGCATGAGTTATGGTCACAGCCACTGCAACAGCAACCTGCCCATCCTCCTCGCCGGCGGCAGGGGCCTGGGGCTGAAGCACGGCCAGCACCTCGACTACAACCGCCCTCACCTGAAGGAAGACTACACCCTGAGCTACGACGAATGGCGCAGCCTCTGCGGCAAACCCAAAGACTCCAAAGCCCGCCTCAACAACGTGCTGCTCACCATGCTTCAGAAGATGGAAGTCAACTCAGAGACCTTCGTGGACAGCCTCGGCCCCATATCAGAGATCGTGTAG
- a CDS encoding fatty acid desaturase has translation MKNQNALNAGLFGAAPVPHPEPTAESWKEIVRKYQVPSSWRASWQVVNTLVPYVALWALMYWAMSVSYWLVVPLAILAGGFVVRTFIIFHDCTHGSFYASRRANDILGFITGVLTFTPYQHWKWEHTVHHASAGNLDRRGMGDVWTLTVQEYLDASRWKRFSYKLSRNPVVLFALAPLGLFLVLNRLTAKGAKEKERRSVYITNVMLLVIAGLLTWAFGWKAYLIIQLTILVVAGTAGVWLFYVQHQFEDVYWERHDEWDFAQAALQGSSFYKLPKILQWFSGNIGFHHIHHLSPRIPNYRLERAHKSEPLFQSVQPLTLRKSLKSLTFRLWDEGKRKLVGYKAARLARAERAKKAAAE, from the coding sequence ATGAAGAATCAGAACGCGCTCAATGCGGGGCTGTTTGGTGCTGCCCCCGTCCCCCACCCAGAACCGACAGCGGAGTCCTGGAAGGAGATTGTGCGCAAGTACCAGGTGCCCTCCTCGTGGCGCGCGAGCTGGCAGGTGGTGAACACGCTTGTGCCGTACGTGGCTCTGTGGGCGCTCATGTACTGGGCGATGTCTGTTTCTTACTGGCTGGTGGTGCCGCTGGCCATTCTGGCCGGCGGTTTTGTGGTGCGCACCTTCATCATCTTTCACGACTGCACCCACGGCTCTTTTTACGCTTCTCGGCGCGCGAATGACATTCTGGGTTTTATCACGGGCGTCTTGACCTTCACGCCCTATCAGCACTGGAAATGGGAGCACACGGTGCATCATGCCAGCGCGGGGAATCTGGACCGGCGTGGCATGGGGGATGTGTGGACTCTCACCGTCCAGGAGTACCTTGACGCTTCGCGCTGGAAACGCTTTTCCTACAAGCTGTCTCGCAATCCGGTGGTCTTGTTCGCCCTGGCTCCGTTGGGACTCTTTCTTGTTTTGAATCGGCTGACCGCCAAAGGGGCGAAGGAGAAGGAGCGGCGCTCAGTTTACATCACCAACGTGATGCTGCTCGTGATCGCAGGTCTGCTGACCTGGGCCTTCGGCTGGAAGGCGTATCTCATCATTCAGCTTACCATCCTGGTCGTGGCAGGCACGGCGGGCGTGTGGTTGTTCTATGTGCAGCATCAGTTTGAGGACGTGTACTGGGAGCGGCATGATGAGTGGGACTTTGCCCAGGCAGCGCTGCAAGGCAGCTCTTTCTACAAGCTTCCCAAGATCCTCCAGTGGTTCTCCGGGAACATTGGTTTCCACCACATTCACCATCTCAGCCCGCGTATCCCCAACTACCGCCTGGAGCGTGCTCACAAGTCGGAGCCGCTCTTCCAAAGCGTGCAGCCATTGACGTTGCGCAAGAGCTTGAAATCACTGACCTTCCGGTTGTGGGATGAAGGCAAGCGCAAGCTGGTGGGGTACAAGGCGGCGAGGCTGGCACGGGCGGAAAGGGCGAAAAAGGCGGCGGCGGAGTGA
- a CDS encoding methyltransferase family protein: MVVLILGPATAGFGNHFEGMSRWGVQVLGGALILRGAWLGIAGVRDLGSSRSPHPQPLESGQLVTHGVYARVRHPLYSSLIHVAFGWSLVWGSFAGMLASGFLTVWLIAKARLEEGLMRSRYLGYADYEKRVRGF; encoded by the coding sequence GTGGTAGTGCTGATTCTCGGCCCCGCGACGGCGGGCTTTGGGAATCACTTTGAAGGAATGTCCCGGTGGGGCGTACAGGTGTTGGGCGGAGCTTTGATTTTGCGAGGGGCGTGGCTCGGCATCGCCGGGGTCCGGGATCTTGGCAGCAGTCGCTCACCGCACCCGCAGCCGCTGGAGAGCGGTCAACTGGTGACCCATGGTGTGTATGCACGTGTGAGACATCCGCTGTACAGCAGTCTCATTCACGTGGCCTTCGGCTGGTCTCTCGTCTGGGGGAGTTTCGCTGGGATGCTGGCTTCCGGGTTTTTGACCGTGTGGTTGATCGCGAAGGCGCGGTTGGAGGAGGGGTTGATGAGGAGTCGATACCTTGGGTATGCGGACTACGAAAAGCGGGTGAGGGGATTCTAG
- a CDS encoding PDDEXK nuclease domain-containing protein, protein MKKRTLPSGSKSSEFGSSVEPEARSSLGRAKDEARFTAAPSKLGLPDAYGTALQELKLRIGKERVRAVLAANAAMVLLYWDVGRVILERQSAEGWGAKVIDRLSSDLREAFPDMKGLSPRNLKYMRAFAEAWPDKAIVQGPLAQITWYHNIALLEKLDQPQVRLWYAEKIRECGWSHNVLILQIQGQAHERTGKLTNNFELTLPPAQSDLAVQIFKDPYLFDFLGTADPRTEREMEVALVDHIQKFLLELGAGFAFVGRQVHLEIGNEDFYIDLLFYHLRLRCFVVVELKSVAFDAAFVGQLNLYLSAVDDLLRHTDDKPTIGLLLCRSRNKLVVEYALRDLKKPVGVAEWQTRLTQSLPKDLKGSLPSIAEIEAELAAGEIEPLKVGKKSPSQRKRR, encoded by the coding sequence ATGAAGAAGCGCACTCTACCGTCGGGATCAAAAAGTTCGGAGTTTGGCAGCTCAGTCGAACCTGAAGCTCGATCATCTTTGGGCCGTGCGAAGGACGAAGCAAGGTTCACTGCTGCGCCTTCCAAGCTGGGGCTTCCAGATGCGTATGGGACCGCCTTACAGGAACTCAAGCTAAGAATTGGGAAAGAAAGAGTGCGTGCAGTTCTTGCTGCAAACGCGGCCATGGTCTTGCTCTACTGGGATGTTGGGCGCGTGATACTGGAACGTCAGTCTGCTGAAGGATGGGGCGCAAAGGTGATCGACAGGCTGTCGTCAGATCTTCGCGAAGCGTTTCCCGACATGAAGGGCCTGAGTCCTCGCAACCTCAAGTACATGCGTGCTTTTGCTGAGGCTTGGCCAGACAAGGCCATTGTGCAAGGGCCTCTTGCACAAATTACGTGGTATCACAATATCGCTCTCTTGGAGAAGCTCGACCAGCCGCAGGTCAGGTTGTGGTACGCCGAGAAAATACGTGAGTGTGGCTGGTCACACAACGTCCTGATTCTGCAAATTCAAGGTCAGGCCCATGAACGAACCGGAAAGTTGACGAACAATTTCGAACTTACGCTGCCTCCAGCCCAGTCTGATCTGGCAGTCCAAATTTTCAAAGACCCCTATCTGTTCGACTTTCTCGGGACGGCAGACCCAAGGACGGAGCGCGAGATGGAGGTGGCACTGGTTGATCACATCCAGAAGTTTCTACTTGAGTTGGGGGCTGGGTTTGCGTTTGTGGGCAGGCAAGTGCACTTGGAAATTGGAAACGAGGATTTCTACATTGATCTCTTGTTCTATCACCTTCGCCTGCGTTGCTTCGTGGTGGTAGAGCTGAAGTCGGTGGCATTTGATGCGGCATTTGTTGGACAGCTGAATCTTTACCTTTCTGCTGTTGATGACTTGCTCCGACACACTGACGACAAGCCGACAATTGGCCTGCTGCTCTGCCGATCACGCAACAAGTTGGTGGTCGAGTATGCTCTGCGGGATCTGAAGAAACCCGTTGGCGTAGCAGAATGGCAAACTCGGCTGACTCAGTCGTTGCCCAAAGATCTCAAGGGGAGTTTGCCGAGTATCGCCGAAATCGAGGCTGAGCTGGCAGCGGGGGAGATCGAGCCGCTAAAAGTCGGCAAAAAGTCTCCGTCTCAACGAAAAAGACGATGA
- a CDS encoding sensor histidine kinase: MNPDASSSVAKVSGGDPSRPDPRTRALEDDLRFERTTRVVNVILWPMLAVLFATQFKFSAAHSWTFALLFGAMIWMPWMLLTPVIVRGVKRWCTTPHHLAMDMLAWTVGMVLCVGFYAVVAEAGMDEARDKTRDLRRPPPSSWRENPPPKPPMFVPQVLVGMPVYLGITAFAVMSVARVKMRERERRVLQATAELHRSRLEMLYAQLRPHFLFNTLNTIASLVHREPEVVDRIVTSLGVLLHETLESDVNREVTLEHEIELVEMYLKIERARFGEGLKLTTDIDADCLTWMVPVLILQPVVENAVRHGLGPRKGVGTIAIKARLEPERQMLRLEVRDDGVGIKEPLRDGIGLENTRARLRAAYGDMEGLDDRVTVLPCEGGGSIAVIEILHGRRL, encoded by the coding sequence ATGAACCCTGATGCTTCTTCCAGTGTTGCAAAGGTGTCTGGAGGAGATCCCAGTCGCCCCGATCCAAGAACTCGTGCGCTGGAGGATGACCTCAGGTTTGAGAGGACCACCAGGGTGGTAAATGTGATTCTCTGGCCGATGCTGGCGGTGCTGTTCGCCACGCAGTTCAAGTTTTCAGCAGCCCATTCCTGGACCTTTGCCCTGCTCTTCGGGGCCATGATCTGGATGCCGTGGATGCTGTTGACCCCGGTTATTGTCAGAGGAGTCAAGCGCTGGTGCACGACGCCCCATCACCTGGCCATGGACATGCTCGCGTGGACGGTGGGCATGGTGCTGTGTGTGGGATTCTACGCCGTGGTGGCAGAAGCGGGCATGGATGAGGCGAGGGACAAGACCCGGGATTTGCGACGTCCACCGCCCTCGTCCTGGCGGGAGAACCCTCCCCCCAAGCCGCCGATGTTTGTCCCGCAAGTGTTGGTGGGAATGCCTGTCTATCTGGGGATCACCGCGTTTGCCGTGATGTCGGTGGCCAGAGTCAAGATGCGGGAACGGGAGCGCCGGGTACTGCAGGCCACAGCGGAGCTGCATCGGTCACGATTGGAGATGCTCTATGCGCAACTGCGACCACACTTCCTGTTCAACACCCTCAATACGATCGCCTCGCTGGTGCATCGTGAGCCGGAGGTGGTGGATCGCATCGTCACCTCGCTGGGGGTGTTGCTGCACGAGACTCTGGAAAGCGACGTCAACCGTGAGGTCACCTTGGAGCACGAGATCGAACTGGTGGAGATGTACCTCAAAATCGAGCGCGCGAGATTTGGCGAGGGATTGAAGCTCACGACGGACATCGACGCAGACTGTCTGACGTGGATGGTGCCGGTGTTGATCCTGCAGCCAGTGGTGGAGAACGCCGTGCGGCACGGACTGGGACCCCGAAAAGGGGTCGGGACCATCGCCATCAAGGCGCGTCTCGAACCCGAGCGGCAGATGCTGCGTCTGGAGGTGCGGGATGACGGGGTGGGGATCAAGGAACCGCTTCGCGACGGTATTGGGCTGGAGAACACCCGCGCCCGGCTACGGGCGGCGTATGGAGATATGGAAGGGCTCGATGATAGAGTCACGGTGCTGCCCTGCGAAGGAGGCGGCTCTATCGCGGTGATCGAAATTCTACATGGGAGGCGACTGTGA
- a CDS encoding Amuc_1098 family type IV pilus outer membrane protein, which yields MNPALIFCHTSLMCCCALAPAMAGAPLPGGGAASLAERELARRMQRETEARECLTRGDALMKDADCEAAAREYQAAIDLLPDAPRTQALREEAMARYGDAAVCLARERAKNGRYAEARTLLEGVLKLNSPSESARKLLADLDDPARYEPALTPEHVKNVAQVETTLQMGYSYYNIGDYDAAIRTFQDALRIDKHNGAARRGMERAEQKRAEYYDTARDHQRAKMLNAVNAGWEDQVPAAVTSTVTDVYTGGPDASRYYTEKMQRIIFPAVQFQGASIDEAIEFMRIKSRDYDTVERDPSRRGVNLILKSGASPSTAQISLDLKDVPMVEALRYITELAGMKYKIEPYAVVVVPLSDVGTEQYTRTFKVPPSFLSLGQDSSAASPATAADPFASGGASTAAATLKPKATALEILRNNGINFPEGSSATFVAATSQLIVRNTQPNLDQVEAFVEGLTKAVPQQIYITTKFVEVSQKNTDELGFDWLLGQFDIGGRTFASGGTAATSSNYSFTQDGTAIGGYSVTSGNRSGSSAIAADSIDGLISGQSQASSVAPGVFTLAGVFTDPQFQVTIRALSQKKGVDLMSAPSVTTRSGQRATVEVIREFIYPTEFDPPQIPQNFGATSSTSTTGTSSTSSFPVTPTTPTAFEMRPVGVRLEVDPVIGPDGYTIDLNLAPEVTEFEGFINYGSPINTASTDALGNPTTVTLTENKIEQPVFSTRKVTTAVTVWDGQTVAMGGLIREDVQDVEDKVPILGDLPFLGRLFQSKAEDHFKRNLMIFVTAKLIDPSGEPVRKPTPTPVAPAPTSPSPVGLDGGPGLLPTINP from the coding sequence ATGAATCCCGCCCTCATCTTCTGTCACACCTCCCTCATGTGCTGCTGCGCCCTGGCCCCCGCCATGGCCGGAGCCCCTCTTCCTGGCGGAGGAGCCGCCAGCCTCGCTGAACGGGAACTCGCCAGGCGCATGCAGCGCGAGACTGAGGCCCGGGAATGCCTGACCAGGGGGGATGCCCTCATGAAGGACGCAGACTGTGAAGCCGCAGCCCGGGAGTACCAGGCCGCCATCGACCTCCTCCCCGATGCTCCTAGAACCCAGGCGCTCAGGGAGGAGGCCATGGCCCGCTATGGCGATGCCGCCGTGTGCCTCGCCAGGGAGCGCGCCAAGAACGGACGCTACGCGGAGGCACGCACCCTTCTGGAGGGTGTGTTGAAACTCAACTCCCCCTCTGAGTCGGCGCGAAAGCTCCTGGCCGATCTCGATGACCCCGCCCGCTACGAGCCAGCCCTCACACCAGAGCACGTGAAGAACGTGGCCCAGGTGGAGACGACATTGCAGATGGGTTACAGCTACTACAACATTGGCGACTACGATGCCGCCATTCGGACCTTTCAAGATGCACTGCGCATCGACAAGCACAACGGTGCCGCACGTCGCGGCATGGAGCGCGCAGAGCAGAAGCGTGCCGAGTACTACGACACCGCCCGCGATCATCAGCGCGCCAAGATGCTCAACGCGGTGAACGCCGGTTGGGAGGACCAGGTCCCGGCGGCGGTGACCTCCACCGTCACCGATGTTTACACTGGCGGCCCCGACGCCTCCCGCTACTACACGGAGAAGATGCAGCGCATCATCTTCCCCGCCGTGCAGTTCCAGGGTGCGAGCATTGACGAAGCCATCGAGTTCATGCGCATCAAGAGCCGCGACTATGACACGGTGGAGCGCGATCCCAGCAGGCGGGGTGTCAATCTCATCCTCAAGTCAGGAGCCTCCCCATCCACGGCACAGATCAGCCTGGATCTCAAAGACGTGCCCATGGTCGAGGCCCTCCGTTATATCACCGAACTCGCGGGCATGAAGTACAAGATCGAGCCCTATGCCGTGGTGGTGGTGCCGTTGTCGGATGTAGGCACGGAACAGTACACCCGCACTTTCAAGGTGCCGCCATCGTTTCTGAGCCTGGGTCAGGACAGCTCAGCCGCCTCCCCGGCCACTGCGGCCGATCCCTTCGCCAGCGGTGGTGCCTCCACCGCCGCAGCCACGCTCAAGCCCAAGGCCACCGCCCTGGAGATTCTTCGCAACAACGGCATCAACTTCCCCGAAGGCTCCTCCGCCACCTTCGTAGCCGCCACCTCCCAGCTCATTGTGCGCAACACCCAGCCCAATCTGGACCAGGTGGAAGCCTTTGTGGAAGGGCTCACCAAGGCTGTGCCCCAGCAGATCTACATCACCACCAAGTTCGTGGAGGTGAGTCAGAAGAACACGGATGAACTGGGCTTTGACTGGCTGCTCGGGCAGTTCGACATCGGAGGCAGAACCTTCGCATCCGGCGGCACCGCGGCCACCTCCAGCAACTATTCCTTCACCCAGGACGGCACGGCGATTGGGGGCTATTCCGTTACTTCCGGGAACCGCTCTGGCAGTTCCGCCATCGCCGCAGACTCCATTGATGGTCTCATCTCCGGCCAGAGCCAGGCCTCCAGCGTGGCCCCCGGAGTCTTCACCCTGGCCGGGGTCTTCACCGATCCCCAGTTTCAGGTCACCATTCGGGCGCTCAGCCAGAAGAAAGGCGTGGATCTCATGAGTGCCCCCAGTGTGACCACTCGCTCCGGTCAGCGCGCCACCGTAGAGGTCATTCGTGAATTCATCTATCCCACGGAGTTCGATCCACCGCAGATTCCCCAGAACTTCGGTGCCACCAGCTCCACCTCCACCACCGGCACCTCCTCCACCTCCTCGTTTCCCGTCACCCCCACCACGCCCACCGCGTTTGAGATGCGCCCCGTCGGCGTCCGTCTTGAGGTAGATCCCGTGATTGGCCCGGATGGTTATACCATCGATCTCAACCTCGCCCCCGAGGTCACGGAGTTCGAAGGTTTCATCAACTACGGCAGCCCCATCAACACCGCCTCCACCGACGCGCTCGGCAACCCCACCACCGTGACGCTCACGGAGAACAAGATCGAGCAACCCGTCTTCTCCACCCGCAAGGTCACCACCGCTGTTACCGTGTGGGACGGCCAGACCGTCGCCATGGGCGGCCTCATCCGCGAAGACGTCCAGGATGTGGAAGACAAGGTGCCGATCCTCGGCGATCTGCCCTTTCTCGGTCGTCTGTTCCAGAGCAAGGCCGAAGATCACTTCAAGCGCAACCTCATGATCTTCGTGACTGCCAAGCTGATTGATCCCTCCGGCGAGCCCGTCCGCAAGCCTACCCCCACCCCGGTCGCCCCTGCGCCCACCTCACCCTCTCCCGTAGGCCTGGATGGCGGCCCCGGATTGTTGCCCACCATCAATCCATAG
- a CDS encoding LytR/AlgR family response regulator transcription factor produces MKNWNLLVVEDETPARERMRRLLSAHGDIEVAEVEDGAQAMRWLDSHEVHIMLLDVQLPDVSGLEILQRMKNVQPPVTILVTASRAHALDAFEFSAIDYLLKPVENRRLDVALDRARKILTALQDQPVKPALEAGPGALPQSLARILVRSGMREQIVRVEHILWVEADGNYVNLHCVKEKHFIRENIGKLEQMLPSSQFVRVNRSALVNIESIVEIRHSGKAARAVLTDGSELPLTCAMRELRDRMQFGGG; encoded by the coding sequence GTGAAGAACTGGAATCTGCTGGTGGTCGAAGACGAGACGCCTGCCCGTGAGCGGATGCGGCGGCTCTTGTCGGCCCATGGTGATATAGAGGTGGCGGAGGTGGAAGACGGGGCGCAAGCCATGCGCTGGCTGGACAGCCACGAGGTGCACATCATGCTGCTGGATGTGCAGCTTCCTGATGTGAGCGGACTCGAAATTCTGCAACGGATGAAGAACGTGCAGCCACCGGTGACCATTCTGGTGACGGCATCCAGAGCGCATGCGCTGGACGCCTTTGAATTCAGCGCGATCGACTACCTGCTCAAGCCAGTGGAGAACCGGCGGTTGGATGTGGCGCTGGACAGGGCGAGGAAAATACTCACTGCATTGCAGGATCAGCCCGTGAAGCCGGCGCTGGAAGCGGGGCCGGGAGCTCTGCCGCAGTCGCTGGCAAGGATCCTGGTGCGCTCTGGCATGCGGGAGCAGATCGTGAGGGTAGAGCACATCCTGTGGGTGGAGGCTGATGGCAACTATGTGAACCTGCACTGTGTGAAGGAGAAACACTTCATCCGTGAAAACATCGGCAAGCTGGAGCAGATGCTGCCGTCCTCCCAGTTTGTGCGGGTGAACCGCTCCGCGCTGGTGAACATCGAGAGCATTGTGGAGATCCGCCATTCCGGGAAGGCGGCACGAGCGGTGCTGACGGACGGGAGTGAGTTGCCCCTGACCTGTGCGATGCGGGAGCTGAGGGACCGGATGCAGTTTGGAGGAGGGTAG